Below is a window of Sulfitobacter sp. SK012 DNA.
CCCAAACCGAAGTGCCTTGGCAAAAGCTGGCCACCTGCATGACCCCCGCCGATGGTATGCTGCATTGTCTGTGTCGATTCGCCTGTCGTGACTGCAATCACGCCACCGATTGCGTCGCGGTTACTGCCGGGTTGCCGAAGCGAGATCCGCACCCAATTGCCACTATCCGCAGTTACATTTCGATAAAGCTCAAGCGGCGCGCGACGGTTCAGCACCACCAAATCAAGCCGCCCATCCGCATCGAAATCCGCAAGCCCCGCACCACGCGACCTTTTGACCGATGCGACGCCTGCCCCCACCGAGGCTTCAACAAAGTGGCCATCTGGATTTTGCATCAGAAGGTTGTTGGGGTCGCGCGTTGCCATTCCTGGCATCTGATCAACGTTGCCTTTGGCGATAAACAAGTCGGCACGGCCATCATTATCAATGTCGCCAAACTCGGCGTGCCAGCCGGTCGAGGGGCGTCCATCATCCCCGATATGGGGGCGTTGGGCGTAAGTGCCGATTTCGTAGGGTGCATTGGCATACGTCCCATCTGCCTGTGCGATCTGCAGCAATTGGTCGCCCATTGAGGTCAACATCACTTCGTCAAGCCCATCGCCGGTTAAGTCGCGGCTGGCGATGCCCATGCCCCAGAGTGACACGTTTTTCCAGCCGTCATCCTCGGTCAAAAACCGACGTTCAGAGACATCCCACATTTGCTCGTAGCCACCTGAGATATAGTAGTGCCGGTCGTTCGATATCCGCAGCGTCGTACGCCCGCGCGCATCCTGAGCCGCCAACATAGACAGAGGGCAAAACCCTGGCGCAAGGGTCTCAAAGCGATAACCGCCTGCCCCGGGCCAAAGGATCGCATTGTCATCACATGCCTCGAACGGACCATCGACGTCAGTGCGATCAACGTAGTTGCCAATGGCCAAAACAGGGCCATTTAAGTCGTCTTGCCACCACGCGGAAAATGCCGTGCTCCATTTATCTTGGGTCGGGATGCCCCACTTGGCTGTCGCATCGGTAAAGCTGCAATTGGCCCCACCTTTCAACAGCTGGTTGGCCCCAACCCGCAAGACAAACAAATCCATGATGCCATCAGCATCCATGTCCAGCGGATAGGCCCCGGTCGCCCCTTGGATGTCCAGCAAGGGGGCAGCGGTGAATTGCATATCGCCCCCGTTGCGCAGCATGCTGGCCGGGTTCTTGCCACCAGCGGCAAAAATATCCGGTAAAGCATTCCCGTCGCAATCGAAAATCGCGAGGCCTCCGCCGACAAAATGTTCCCACCCACCACTATAGACGTGACGCGGCAAATGATCCGAGATGTCTTGAAACATGGGGTCCGCAACCGCAGGGGTTGCTAGCACACATGCCAGCGCAATGCCGATCCTCACAGCG
It encodes the following:
- a CDS encoding CRTAC1 family protein gives rise to the protein MFQDISDHLPRHVYSGGWEHFVGGGLAIFDCDGNALPDIFAAGGKNPASMLRNGGDMQFTAAPLLDIQGATGAYPLDMDADGIMDLFVLRVGANQLLKGGANCSFTDATAKWGIPTQDKWSTAFSAWWQDDLNGPVLAIGNYVDRTDVDGPFEACDDNAILWPGAGGYRFETLAPGFCPLSMLAAQDARGRTTLRISNDRHYYISGGYEQMWDVSERRFLTEDDGWKNVSLWGMGIASRDLTGDGLDEVMLTSMGDQLLQIAQADGTYANAPYEIGTYAQRPHIGDDGRPSTGWHAEFGDIDNDGRADLFIAKGNVDQMPGMATRDPNNLLMQNPDGHFVEASVGAGVASVKRSRGAGLADFDADGRLDLVVLNRRAPLELYRNVTADSGNWVRISLRQPGSNRDAIGGVIAVTTGESTQTMQHTIGGGHAGGQLLPRHFGLGEATQAEVKVHWPNGFSSIHQAKAGETLIITRP